In Strix uralensis isolate ZFMK-TIS-50842 chromosome 10, bStrUra1, whole genome shotgun sequence, a single window of DNA contains:
- the SEC61A1 gene encoding protein transport protein Sec61 subunit alpha: protein MGIKFLEVIKPFCVILPEIQKPERKIQFKEKVLWTAITLFIFLVCCQIPLFGIMSSDSADPFYWMRVILASNRGTLMELGISPIVTSGLIMQLLAGAKIIEVGDTPKDRALFNGAQKLFGMIITIGQSIVYVMTGMYGDPSEMGAGICLLITIQLFVAGLIVLLLDELLQKGYGLGSGISLFIATNICETIVWKAFSPTTVNTGRGMEFEGAIIALFHLLATRTDKVRALREAFYRQNLPNLMNLIATIFVFAIVIYFQGFRVDLPIKSARYRGQYNTYPIKLFYTSNIPIILQSALVSNLYVISQMLSARFSGNLLVSLLGTWSDTSSGGPARAYPVGGLCYYLSPPESFSSVLEDPVHAVVYIVFMLGSCAFFSKTWIEVSGSSAKDVAKQLKEQQMVMRGHRETSMVHELNRYIPTAAAFGGLCIGALSVLADFLGAIGSGTGILLAVTIIYQYFEIFVKEQSEVGSMGALLF from the exons ATGGGCA TAAAATTTCTTGAAGTAATCAAGCCCTTCTGTGTTATCTTGCCTGAAATCCAAAAGCCAGAACGGAAG attcaATTTAAAGAGAAGGTGCTATGGACAGCTATCACACTCTTCATCTTCTTAGTATGCTGCCAG ATTCCCTTATTTGGTATCATGTCATCAGACTCAGCAGATCCTTTCTACTGGATGAGAGTGATTTTGGCATCAAATAGAG GTACGTTGATGGAGCTGGGCATTTCACCTATTGTCACTTCTGGGCTCATCATGCAGCTCTTGGCAGGTGCCAAGATAATTGAAGTTGGTGACACCCCAAAGGATAGAGCTCTTTTCAATGGAGCGCAGAAAT TGTTTGGAATGATCATTACCATTGGACAGTCCATCGTCTATGTAATGACTGGAATGTATGGCGACCCATCTGAGATGGGTGCTGGTATCTGCTTGCTTATCACAATTCAG CTCTTTGTTGCTGGATTGATAGTTCTGCTCTTGGATGAGCTCCTACAGAAAGGATATGGTCTCGGTTCTGGCATCTCTCTCTTCATTGCTACCAATATCTGTGAGACTATTGTGTGGAAAGCATTCAGCCCCACCACGGTGAACACAGGACGAG gcATGGAATTTGAGGGAGCCATCATTGCGCTGTTCCATCTTCTGGCTACTCGTACAGACAAAGTCAGAGCTCTTCGTGAGGCCTTTTACCGTCAGAATCTCCCCAACCTTATGAATCTGATTGCCACCATCTTTGTCTTTGCTATTGTAATTTATTTCCAG GGCTTCAGAGTGGATCTTCCTATCAAATCTGCTCGCTACCGTGGCCAGTACAACACCTACCCTATCAAGCTGTTCTATACTTCCAACATTCCCATTATTCTTCAGTCTGCCCTGGTGTCAAACTTGTACGTCATCTCCCAGATGCTTTCTGCTCGCTTCAGTGGCAACTTACTGGTTAGCCTGCTGGGCACCTGGTCT GACACGTCATCTGGAGGCCCTGCTCGTGCTTATCCTGTTGGTGGACTTTGTTATTATCTGTCACCTCCAGAGTCCTTTTCTTCAGTGTTAGAAGACCCTGTACACGCAGTAGTTTATATTGTATTTATGTTGGGCTCCTGTGCTTTCTTCTCCAAGACATGGATTGAAGTCTCTGGCTCCTCTGCCAAAGAT GTTGCCAAACAGTTGAAAGAACAACAAATGGTAATGCGAGGCCACAGAGAAACTTCAATGGTACATGAACTAAACAG GTACATCCCTACAGCTGCTGCATTTGGTGGTCTCTGTATTGGTGCCCTCTCTGTGTTGGCAGACTTCCTTGGGGCAATTGGGTCTGGAACTGGAATTTTGCTTGCTGTCACTATCATTTATCAGTACTTTGAAATTTTTGTAAAGGAACAGAGTGAAGTTGGCAGTATGGGAGCTCTTCTTTTCTAA